A genomic window from Pyxidicoccus trucidator includes:
- a CDS encoding Tox-REase-5 domain-containing protein produces the protein MPAKALLLGVVLLATGCASRPPPSGRAGLMIPRQLAAAPGLQGNGHGSPASPPTHTATGEDARSRHRRPVRLPSTAVLTFSVEERTRRAVEPGLLDVDAFEALLVRAGLEDRDTLPPRNGPLTPEDAARLLMLLGQRPVTPGTFPPRMAAGHLLREVLEGGAASRGELLRRVERFTLVAVLRPDGCLAWTRSGRTQQRVGPVEWRDGALRAGPFELGRFYSGRGGAFRALDARLGAADGGVLAEVYDDADYLSRTLDGAEEAFVGLAVAVGQLLTTHPADTLAALRQLPSGLAALVASSPEYLERFRYMTEGEQVREVSKLLTNLIATWGAASATTRTLTGALAGAEATVPALSLTAEGALVLERVAVPVGRAAAVLGGGPGAAVILHRANTAARAPAPSGGPGKWGPAKESMRPRSRAYQEQITGHSADDAYWVGGMSTKEGGVKFDGFKNDALLEAKGPGYAKFFEGLEPKEWFRHSGAKALIEQADRQRKKVEGMGLRIEWHVAEADAAKAIRELLRNEDVKGISVFHTPMK, from the coding sequence ATGCCCGCTAAGGCCCTGCTGCTGGGCGTGGTGCTGCTGGCCACCGGCTGCGCCTCGCGGCCTCCGCCATCCGGCCGTGCGGGCCTGATGATTCCGCGCCAGCTCGCCGCCGCGCCTGGGCTGCAGGGCAACGGGCACGGCTCCCCCGCTTCACCACCGACCCACACGGCGACAGGTGAGGACGCGCGCAGCCGCCACCGCCGGCCCGTGCGCCTGCCCAGCACGGCGGTGCTCACCTTCAGCGTGGAGGAGCGGACGCGGCGGGCGGTGGAGCCGGGCCTGCTGGACGTGGACGCCTTCGAGGCCTTGCTGGTGCGCGCGGGCCTGGAGGACAGGGACACACTGCCCCCGCGAAACGGGCCGCTGACGCCCGAGGACGCGGCGCGGCTGCTGATGCTGCTGGGGCAACGCCCCGTGACGCCAGGCACCTTCCCGCCGCGCATGGCGGCCGGCCACCTCTTGCGCGAGGTGCTGGAGGGCGGTGCAGCCTCACGCGGGGAACTCCTGCGCCGGGTGGAGCGCTTCACGCTGGTGGCAGTGCTGCGCCCGGATGGCTGCCTCGCCTGGACTCGTAGTGGGCGCACCCAGCAGCGCGTGGGCCCGGTGGAGTGGAGGGACGGTGCCCTGCGCGCGGGCCCCTTCGAGCTGGGACGCTTCTACTCCGGCCGGGGCGGCGCCTTCCGCGCCCTGGACGCGCGGTTGGGGGCGGCGGACGGGGGCGTGCTGGCGGAGGTGTACGACGACGCGGATTACCTCTCGCGCACGCTGGACGGCGCCGAGGAGGCATTCGTGGGGCTGGCCGTGGCCGTGGGCCAACTCCTCACCACCCACCCTGCTGACACGTTGGCCGCATTGCGCCAGTTGCCCTCGGGACTGGCGGCCCTGGTGGCCTCCTCGCCCGAGTACCTGGAGCGCTTCCGGTACATGACGGAGGGCGAACAGGTGAGGGAGGTTTCCAAGCTGCTCACCAACTTGATTGCCACCTGGGGTGCCGCATCGGCCACCACACGCACGCTGACGGGGGCGCTCGCGGGCGCCGAGGCCACCGTGCCCGCGCTGTCGCTCACGGCCGAAGGCGCACTGGTGCTGGAGCGCGTCGCGGTGCCCGTGGGCCGAGCGGCGGCGGTGCTGGGGGGCGGGCCCGGGGCCGCCGTCATCCTCCACCGCGCCAACACGGCGGCCAGGGCCCCCGCGCCCTCCGGCGGCCCGGGAAAATGGGGACCGGCGAAGGAGTCCATGAGGCCCCGGTCCCGCGCCTACCAGGAGCAGATTACGGGGCACTCCGCCGATGACGCCTACTGGGTCGGTGGCATGAGCACGAAGGAAGGGGGCGTGAAGTTCGACGGCTTCAAGAACGACGCGCTACTGGAGGCCAAGGGCCCCGGCTATGCGAAGTTCTTTGAGGGCCTGGAGCCCAAGGAGTGGTTCCGGCACTCGGGAGCCAAGGCACTCATTGAACAGGCCGACCGTCAGCGCAAGAAGGTTGAGGGCATGGGGCTCCGCATCGAGTGGCATGTGGCCGAAGCTGATGCGGCGAAGGCCATCCGCGAACTACTCAGGAATGAAGATGTCAAGGGAATCAGCGTCTTCCACACCCCGATGAAGTAA